One stretch of Rissa tridactyla isolate bRisTri1 chromosome 21, bRisTri1.patW.cur.20221130, whole genome shotgun sequence DNA includes these proteins:
- the RBM15 gene encoding RNA-binding protein 15 → MKGKERSPAKAKRSRGGGGGGGEDSASSSSSARGERSSKKPSGSGGSNGSGGKAAAAAAASNESNSGSSRRALHPDKAGRAGSREYEAGAAAAAGGGGSRHGYGSGKTAEASRSSGSRGGGGESRAAAAAPSSSSSESGGGGEYKTLKISELGSALSDEAVEDGLFHEFKRFGDVSVKISRLPPGTGAADERVAFVNFRRPEDARAAKHARGRLVLYDRPLKIEAVYVGGGGGSSRRRSSRSPALLDKESPYGTTAVGVAAAAAAAVRHPPAGATQRALSPAGSGGALGYRDYRLQQLALGRLPPPPPLPRELERERDYGGFYEARVRPAYGLERVAGVAAAGGFRGGGGGAGAASEEEISPEDDQRANRTLFLGNLDITVSESDLRRAFDRFGVITEVDIKRPGRGQTSTYGFLKFENLDMAHRAKLAMSGKVLLRNPIKIGYGKATPTTRLWVGGLGPWVPLAALAREFDRFGTIRTIDYRKGDSWAYIQYESLDAAQAACTHMRGFPLGGPDRRLRVDFADTEHRYQQPYLQPLPLPPPAHYELVAEAAAFGAHRGAPPDPLRGARDRTPPLLYRDRDRDLYPETEWVPPPPPVRDRSNRAAAYDPLESLERRRDGWSLERDRGERELGSSSRDQPRKRRLAEDGGRHLDRSPDSERSSSSRKRHCLATTSPPDRSPELLGGRERYSSDPERSSSRLLLLERPSPVRESRRGSLERGQNEKRDRKNSAERERKHRASVAAAVQECKSPAKKEERATEGGGGGSRLKPPPQKQQQDGASQAGGAPKLCLAWQGMLLLKNSNFPSNMHLLQGDLGVASSLLVEGATGGKVAQLKITQRLRLDQPKLDEVNRRIKVAGPNGYAILLAVPGASDNRSAAGAAEAATTSTQRPLRNLVSYLKQKQAAGVISLPVGGNKDKENSGVLHAFPPCDFSQQFLDSTAKALAKSEDDYLVMVIVRGAS, encoded by the coding sequence atgAAGGGCAAGGAGCGTTCGCCGGCCAAAGCCAAGCGctcgcggggcggcgggggcggcggcggcgaggactcggcgtcctcctcctcctcggcgcggGGCGAGCGGAGCAGCAAGAAGCCGAGCGGCTCCGGCGGCTCCAACGGCAGCGGTGGgaaagcggcggcggcggcggcggcctccaACGAGAGCAACAGCGGGAGCAGCCGGCGCGCCCTGCACCCGGACAAGGCCGGCCGCGCCGGCAGCCGGGAGTACGAggccggggcggcagcggcggcgggcggcgggggcagccggcACGGCTACGGCAGCGGCAAAACGGCGGAGGCGTCGCGGAGCAGCGGCAGCCGGGGCGGTGGGGGTGAGTcccgggcggcggcagcggccccgtcctcctcctcctccgagtcgggcggcggcggggagtaCAAGACGCTGAAGATCAGCGAGCTGGGCTCGGCGCTGAGCGACGAGGCGGTGGAGGACGGGCTTTTCCACGAGTTCAAGCGCTTCGGGGACGTAAGTGTCAAAATcagccgcctcccgcccggcACCGGTGCCGCCGACGAGCGTGTGGCCTTCGTCAACTTCCGCCGGCCCGAGGACGCCCGCGCTGCCAAGCACGCCCGCGGCCGCCTGGTCCTCTACGACCGCCCGCTGAAAATCGAGGCCGTCTACGTcgggggcggcggagggagcAGCCGGCGACGCAGCAGCCGTTCCCCGGCGCTGCTGGACAAGGAGTCACCCTACGGCACGACGGCTGTTGGGgtggcggccgcggcggcggcggctgtaCGGCACCCACCGGCTGGGGCGACACAGCGGGCTTTGTCACCCGCCGGTAGTGGCGGGGCCCTGGGTTATCGAGACTACCGGCTGCAGCAGCTCGCCCTGGGCCGCTTGCCGCCTCCGCCCCCTCTGCCCAGGGAgttggagagggagagggactACGGGGGTTTCTACGAAGCGCGAGTGCGGCCGGCCTATGGGCTGGAGCGGGTGGCCGGTGTGGCGGCTGCTGGGGGTTTtcgtggaggaggagggggtgctGGAGCCGCCAGCGAGGAGGAGATCAGCCCCGAGGATGACCAGAGAGCCAACCGCACGTTgttcctgggcaacctggacATCACCGTGAGCGAGTCAGATTTACGCCGAGCTTTTGACCGTTTTGGGGTCATCACCGAGGTGGACATCAAAAGGCCGGGGCGCGGGCAGACCAGCACCTATGGTTTTCTTAAATTTGAAAATCTGGACATGGCGCACCGGGCCAAGCTAGCCATGTCAGGAAAGGTGCTTCTGCGCAACCCCATCAAGATTGGGTATGGTAAAGCCACTCCGACGACCAGGCTCTGGGTTGGTGGCCTTGGGCCCTGGGTGCCCCtcgctgccctggccagggagttTGATCGGTTTGGCACCATTCGCACTATCGATTACCGCAAAGGTGATTCTTGGGCCTATATCCAGTATGAGAGCTTGGACGCGGCGCAGGCAGCGTGCACCCACATGCGTGGTTTTCCCCTGGGTGGGCCGGATCGCCGCCTCCGCGTAGACTTTGCTGACACTGAGCATCGGTACCAGCAGCCCtacctgcagcctctgcccttGCCACCCCCTGCTCATTATGAGCTCGTGGCGGAGGCAGCTGCTTTTGGGGCTCACCGGGGAGCCCCACCTGATCCTCTTCGGGGGGCCCGGGACAGGACGCCACCGTTACTCTATAGAGACCGCGACAGAGACCTTTATCCTGAGACAGAgtgggtgccccccccaccccctgtaCGGGATAGGAGTAACCGGGCAGCTGCCTATGACCCACTGGAAAGCCTGGAGCGCCGCCGGGATGGTTGGTCCTTGGAGCGGGACCGAGGGGAGAGGGAGTTGGGCAGTAGTAGTAGGGATCAGCCTAGGAAACGGAGACTGGCGGAGGATGGAGGCCGGCACTTGGACCGTTCTCCAGACAGCGAGCGCTCTTCTTCCTCCCGTAAGCGTCACTGTTTAGCCACAACCTCTCCCCCGGACCGCAGCCCTGAGCTCCTTGGAGGGAGGGAGCGTTACAGTAGTGACCCTGAGCGCTCGTCCTCCCGCTTGCTCCTGTTGGAGCGGCCCTCGCCTGTCCGGGAATCGCGCAGGGGCAGCCTGGAGCGGGGTCAAAATGAAAAGCGTGACCGCAAGAATTCCGCTGAACGGGAGCGGAAGCATCGCGCTTCTGTGGCAGCCGCTGTGCAGGAGTGCAAAAGTCCAGCCAAAAAGGAGGAACGTGCTACggaaggaggcggcggcggctcccgcctCAAACCTCCTCctcagaaacagcagcaggatgGAGCGTCGCAGGCCGGAGGAGCCCCCAAGCTGTGCTTGGCCTGGCAGGGGATGCTCCTGCTGAAGAACAGCAACTTCCCGTCCAATATGCATCTGCTTCAGGGGGACCTCGGTGTTGCCAGCAGTCTCCTCGTGGAGGGAGCGACTGGTGGGAAAGTAGCTCAGCTCAAGATCACCCAACGTCTTCGTCTGGACCAGCCCAAGCTGGACGAGGTCAATCGGCGCATCAAAGTGGCGGGTCCCAACGGCTACGCCATCCTTTTGGCTGTGCCCGGTGCATCAGACAACCGCTCCGCAGCCGGAGCTGCCGAGGCCGCCACCACCTCCACCCAGAGGCCACTCAGGAATCTGGTGTCCTATCTAAAGCAAAAGCAGGCTGCTGGGGTGATCAGCCTCCCTGTGGGGGGTAACAAAGACAAGGAGAACAGCGGGGTCCTGCACGCCTTTCCGCCCTGCGATTTCTCCCAGCAATTCCTGGACTCCACGGCCAAGGCGCTGGCCAAATCAGAGGACGACTATCTGGTCATGGTCATTGTCCGTGGGGCATCCTAA